DNA from Bacteroides zoogleoformans:
TCGGGCAAAACGCAGAACCAGCTTTTCGAGTTCAACATGCGCATCAACAACCCTGCCCTTACCGCCCAAATATTGGTATGCGCGGCTCGTGCCGCCATGCGCCGGCAACCGGGTTGCTATACGATGATAGAAATTCCTGTTATCGATTTGTTGCCCGGTGAGCGGGAAGAGTGGATTGCACATCTGGTATAAGACCTTAGGCAAAAGACGTTAGAGATTAGAAATTAGAAACTAGAAACTAGAAATTAGGCCTCTAACGTCCAATCACTGCCGACGCCGCATCCACCAGTCGGTACCTGTGGCACACCTCGAGGACAATCTCCTGCGGGATGTCCGTCACCATGGGCCGTGTCCGTCCGTCTTCGCCGGGCACGTGCCGGAACGGTAGTTGCGGATAGAGTGCGTGCAGCACCAGTGCGGAGCGGTCGTAGGCCGTAGGCGATGCGCCCGTCATGTCAATATCTATAAGGCTGTTCCTGCGTGCCTCCGCCGCCTTCATTTGTTTCATAGTCTGATAAGTTTTCATAAGCATTAGGACATTAGAGGTGAGATATTAGATATTAGAGTTAAACGTAAGGAAGAAGGAAGAAGAAAAATTAAAATCCGCGTCATCTGCGTCTAAAAAATCATCCGCATTGAGAAACAGGAAACGTTACAAGTGCTTCCTGTTAACGATGAGCGATTAGCGCCGCCTCGTTACAGCGCAGCCACTAACCGCTCCAATTAGCCCTAACCGCTAATTTCTCATCCTAACGGGTTCTCCCCTTGACCGCCCGAGCCGCCGGGAGTACCGCCACCGCTGCCGCCACTTTCTCCCGGTGTAGGCAGCCCCTTGGCTTTACGATAGTCCGCCAGCGAAGCGTAGTTGATACCGCTCTCCAGCACGCCGCCGTTCTCGAAGCTGAGGCCTTGCAGGGTCTTTCCTTTCAGCTCTTTGGCAGGGGTGAAGACGATGCGGGGCGACTTAATCATCTTCGCGGAGTTGAACAGGTTGATGTCTTCCACTCCCTCGCTCTTGAAGGTCAGGCGGAAGGTTCCCATGCCGGGCACGTTCACCGTGTGCCCCTGCTGAAGCTGTTGCGGGATGAAGGCCGCCAGCAACTCCATGGCCGATTCCAGTTCGATGGGCGCCGTGGTGGTGTTCTCCGTGGCCACACGGGTCATCACTTTCTGCGCCAGCGGCTTTGCGCTGTTGGGCGTGGCATACCATTTGGCAGGTTCGTTTTTCTTTAAAGGATTCTTCCTTTGCACCAATTTGTAACTTGTGCTTATAATTTTTCCTCCTATAATTTAAAAAGTTAATAAAAAGATATTACACTAAGCAGAAGACTTAAGTCTGTTGCTTCTTATCGTTCATAACACATTTTCTCGTCCGGACAAGCATGCCGGAAGTTGGTTTTATTGCCCCTGCGGGAGGGGTGGTTGTCTCTCTATAGAGGAGGTAATCGCGTCTCTATAGAGAGAGCGGTCACGCCTCTATGGAGAGATTAGCAACGCCTCTATAGAGACGATAGCAACAGCTCTATAGAGACATGACCAGCGCCTCTATAGAGGCGTCACAGCGGCACCCCGATGCCGCATTCATGAAGTTACTGCTTACATATTCCATTGTATCTTATTCAATCATTATATTTTGTATAAAGTGAAACTCTCGGCTTTTTTCGACCGGCTTTGCCGGTATCGGGTTCCTGCGGCTGAAAGCCGCAGGAGAATAAAGCAAATGAAACAAATAAAACCAATGCGGTCGCTTCGCGCTCTTTTATTCTTGGGACGCCCGCACCGAGTAGCCGAAGCTCCGAGGGTCTTTGTCCAGCGGATGCACGATGCTCGAGTTGAAGATTAGGAACCACACGTCTCCCCTGCTGTTCGGTCCCGCCGTACAGTAGTGGGCGAAACTCCCCACGTGTGAGGGAACTGCGGTATTATAGATCCGAAAGCCCGATGCAGGGAAAAAGACGGATGTAGTCTTGCTTGGGTTGCAATAGAAGTTCCAACCTTTGGCCCAAGCTCCTTGTACATTGAACTGGCTGACAGTACCAGTGTTGCCTCCCGTTGTGGAGAAGCCGGTATATACATTGCTTGGCGGTAGCTTATAACCTGCGGGACAAGGGTCGTAGATGGTCTTTACCACGAGGTTGTCGTTGGTTGAGGTAGTGTTATTATTCGCATCCCACAAGTTGTAATATCGGTAGTCCATTTCCCAAATAGTATTAAACGTTCCGGGGTTCATGATACCACGGGTGATGCAGGGGGTGCCGTAAGGAAAGCTTTGGATGGCAGGAAGCTGGTTGGTTTTGACGTTCCCGCCGGCATCATACCATGTCTTGTTAATGCTGTTCGAGCTTCCGCCCGGTCCTTCCAATGCCCCCACGAACGGGTCTTTGCGTCCCCATTGATAATAAGTGTTATTCCCAAGCTCTGTAATGGTATGCGCTTTCTGTTTTACTGTAAACGTCTTTGGGGTAGCCGATGTGTACCCTGCTGTGGGCTTCTGCTTGAAGCGTACCTGCACGGTGCGCTCGGCATATATCACCTCTTTTCCGTCGCACCAGCCGAGGTTGACGGTCATAATCTTGTACTTCTTGTTCTGGTGGTTGGTGATTTCCTTGTCGGGTGTCGTTGTCCCTATGGTTCCCGGCCTGTAGTCCGTCACCCAGATATGCCAGCTCCACAGCACGGTGTTCGAGGCGTCGCGCACCGCTACCACGGCATTGCCTTGGCAGATGGTGGCCTGCCCCACGGTAAACTCGAGGAAATGACCGTCGGCAGATAGCGCCACGTTCGTCACCAAGTTCTGCGCGTCTTGCCAGACGAGCGTACAGTTTGCCGGCATGCAGCCGGCATGGCTGTAGATATAAGGATTGGTAAGCACATTGCCAAGGTGATTGATAAACGGTGTAAGCACATTGCCCCCGCCTGCCGTGGAAGTGTAGGCCGATGTATTCCATCCCGGATTTGAGCCTCCGGGCACTTTGACTTTATCTATCGCGTTGCCGTAAACTAATGGCAGGCGGTATGTTCCCGGAGCGTTCACAATGTAGCAGTTGGCCGTACGCGTCGGGGCAGGGTTGCCCTGATAATCATGCGTGGAGAGGTCGTAATTGGTCACCGGTGGGGTATTCTTTAATGCTACAGTGTGCGGGTTGTCCGGTGCGCTGTTCACCTGCGCCGCCACGGTGGCGGTATAGGGTGCAGCCGAAGTGCCTCCCGTTCCGTTTTCGGTGAAGGTCGTGAGCCATGCGGGCCTGGTGCTGCTCCAGTTTGATCCTCCATTGGTGGAGTATTCCACTTCCCAGGCTATGGGCACGTTGGCCGTTGCTCCTCCTCCGGATACGGAGGCGTAGCTCTTTACGGTGTAGGTGTTGTTTCCTCCTTGATAGGTGTACTCCGCAGGTGCCGTCACCTCCAGCGTGGGGGTCACCGATATGCTTGATGTACTGATGCGGTAGGTCACCGTCTTTCCCATGCCCCACGTCTTTCCGGCTATGTTTGCCGTGAGCGTGCGTTGCGTGTTCGTCAGCTTGTCGGTGTACTTCACCTCCAGCTTTGCCCCCGCGGGCAGCGTCTGCGGTATCATCATGAAGGTGGCGGCAGGTTGCGTTATGGGCGAGCCCGGCACGTTTGGATCGGGCGTCACCGTCGTGAGTGTCTGTGCAAAATCTTTTGGGCTCGAGTGCTCACTCCACACGGTATTGCCTATGCGGTGCGTGGCCGTGCCGTACACCCCCTTGAGCGTTATCTTGGTCACCGTCCCCGGCAGCAAGGCCGTCCCTGTCTCAAAGCGCACAGCGGTGAGCGCATGCTTGAATTTCAGCGGCGCAGGCGTATGCAGCACGCCCGCCACGTCCACCGACGAGGCAGTGAGCAGGTCGGTCTGGTCGGCCACGGCCGCCGGCACGGTATAGCTGAACACGGGCGCTCCCGGCGTGGTGGCGCCCGTGGTGAGCGTCACGCCCGCACAGTGGTGCGGGGCGTAAGCGAAGAATGCAACCTTTTTACTCAAGCCGGGCCAATGGTAGGTCGTACTCCAGCTTTCCGTCTTCTTCACCCGGAGGTCGAAGAAGTAACCAGGGGCAACGGTGTTGTTCCATGTGTCGGTGGATGGGTACACGGCAGCGAACACTGTGGCGTCTGCGTACATGGTGGCGGTAGTCACCGGTGCCGCTTTGGTGGTTGCATCTTCACTTTTTCCGGCAACGCCGGCATCGGCTTCCCTTGCGCCATCTGCCGCCATGTCCTCTTCCGTGAGCGTGTGCAGGTATAGCTGCCTTCCCTCTTCGTCGGTGGTTCCCTCAATGGGAGTTATCTCAACCTGTGGCAACGTATCGGCTGCTGTCCGGGTAGTGGCGTGCTTCGTACCGGCTTCTCCTCTTTCCCGCAGTGTGGTCACTGCAAACCCGATGGTCCTGCCTCGTAGACCTCCACCCTCTTCCTCGTCGGAACAGGCTGTGCACAACAGTAAGGCCATCACACCTGTAAGCAAAAAAGCAACCCCTCCCGGGCAAATAAATCTCATGGTTTTCATAATTATTTGGCTATTAGTGATTAGTTAATAACAACGGCCTTCTTTTTCCTATCCCCCTCCCTATGGGATAGGGGGGTAGGGGAGAGGCTTAGGTTTTGCGGACTGTGGGGGACAGAGAGCTTTCGCCCTCCCCGTCCGCTTGCGGGATCGGTCCAACCCCCGCAGCCCTTAGGTTAGTGGTGTGACTTTCGTAACGAGAGCCTTACAGAGGCATGTTCTCCTCGGGCAGGTTGTCCCAATCGTCAACCGTAACGGTAAACTTGATGGGGCCACCCAATACCGAGTCTCCCCCCTGGCCCGGATTCGGGTCCACATTCGGGTTGTTCGGGTTTTCCGGATCTGTCGGATCCGTCGGATTCGGGTCTATGTTTCCCGCCCCGTTGTTCCCGAGGAAACTCAGCGTGTAAGTGTATTTCTTTCCCGGCAGCCAGTTGGTACTGATTGGCACGGCCGCATATGCGAACTTGTCGGCAGCCCCAGGGAATATTTGCGTCAGGTTGGTTCCGTTCTTGCTGCAAATCTTGCACAGCACGGCGATGTAAGCCCCGTCCGCGCTGGTTCCTTTTGTCCACGGTGTCAGCTGCTGGGGAATCATGAGGAAGTTGCTCTTGGTGATGCTTTGTACTTCGGACGTAAGCGTCAGATCCGCATCGAGGTTTGTTCCGTAATCCTTCGCCGTGGCGGGTGCCGTCCAGTGGCTGGCAGGCAATGTTCCGGTTACCACGGTGGTGGGGAAAGTGAAATTGGCGGTGGAGGATATATGTCCCAGTTTCACGCCCAGCACCTTTATCTCATAGGCCGTGGTGTTGGCCGACTTGGCCTTTACCTCTATCTGCGAGAGGGCATGCTTGAAAGTGAGAGGCACGCCGGAATTCTCGTTGGCGGCTTTCGTCCCGGTGGCGAAGGCTACCACCACATCTTTCTGTTCGGCCACCTTGGCAGCCGGCGAGAAGTTGTTGATGGCGCGGGCGGTCGGGCTCACGGTTACGGTCGTCACATCCACGGGGGCGTAAGCGAAGAAGTTCAGTGTGCCCGTTCCCGGCCAATAGTAAACCTGTGCGGTGTTCCAGCTGGATCCTGTTTTATTCACTTGCAAGTCGGTGAAGAAATTGGCTGCCGCCCCCGTCACATAGGAACTCACCTTGAAGGTCGTGATGTTGTCCGTGGTGATGACCGGTCCACGCGTTACGTTGCCCACCGCCGGACGGAATCTGATGGATCCCCCGTTGTCCGTGCCGGTGGTCTCGTCCTGCGAGCAGGAGGCCAGAGCCAACAAGCCCGCAGCCAAATACAATACATTCTTTTTCATGTTCTTGATAATTTTAATGATTAATAAATAATTGATAATTAAAAAATGAGTGATTATCTGTCTATCTATCGAGTGTCACATCACTATCTCCATTCTGATTTCTTACGTCTAATCTCTAATGTCCGGTATCCTCTACATCTCCACCTCCACATTTTCACCTACCCAGTCGTCCACCGAAGGTTTGAATCCTCCTCCCTCCTCGACAATGGGCTTGGGCAGGTCGAGCCCGTCTATGACGATGTGCACGTTCTTAGGGTCGGGTGCATTGTTCACCTGTGTGGCCACATCGAAGGTGTAGTACTGTTTGTTCCCGTTGGTGAGGATGACGTACAGCGCCAGCGTGCGCATCTTGTTGGCCGATGTGGATAGTCCGAAGGCGAAGCACTCCCCGGTGATGACGGAAGCCACTTCGTCGCTTCTTCCCTCGAAAGGGATCATCGTGCGCAGAGGAGAGCGTTTGCCGCCGGCGACTGTCAGGCAACCCGATAGTCCTGACAGCGAGAAGCTCAGGGCCGATGCGTATTTCAGGTTGCGTGCGTTGCGTATCTCCACCGTGTATCGGGAAGTCTCCTGCACGGGATGGAACGTCACCTCTTGGTCGTAGGGTACTCCGGCTGCCGCTTTTGCCGGCAGTATCTTCATGTCCGTTTTGCTACCCGCCCAGAATCGGTCGGGTGGTAATGCCACAGCCTCTCCGGAGGGATTGGCATCCTTGGGGTTGCTCTGCAATCCCAAGGGTTCGAGCAAGTAGGCGGGACGGGTATATGCCTCGAGGGTCTCGTAACGGTCTGTGCCCCTCAACAGTACGGTCTCCGTATCGTTGTTCATGAACAGAGCCTTATAAGTGCCGTGAGGAATCGCCACCACCCCTCCGGCGGCGTTGTCAAAGTCGTAACGCAATACCTCTCCCTCATTCTCATTTTCGGGATAAAGGTAGAGGCTCATGGTCTTGGCGGTGGCTCCGGGGGCATTACGCCAGTCAAAGACAACATGTACCCTTGACACGGCCGGCTCGGGGTCGCAGAAAGTCTTGTGGTCGCAGGATGAGAGTGTGCCGGTGATGAGTGCGACAATCAGGGCCGCGCAGAGTGTCAGCGCGCCCACGGCGCCGAAGGCCCGCAGCGGGCGGGACGTGAACGGGTGTCTTCCGGTTTTCATCATATTCTCGGTTTTCATCGTTTGCCTCCTTTCTTCGTGTTTACGTTATCATGTCCCAGCAGCCATACCAGCGACACCTCGGCCTTGGTGGGGCCGAACCAGCGGCGCTGCCGGGTGGCCTGCCACAGGTAGCACTCTTTCCGGTGGGTCTCGCACCATCCCTTGGGGATGTACTCGAAGTATTCGCCGCCCAAGTAGCCGATGCCGATGCTGAAGTCGAGGTTCAGCCTGCGTCCGATGGGGGCGGAGTAGCCGTAGGCGATGCCGCCCCCGTAGCTCCAGCGGTCGCCCAGATAGCCCTTGCCGCCCCACTCTAAGTCGTAGGTCAGCAGCTGGCCGTAAAGCCCTATGTGGTGCCCGGTCAGCGGCTTCTTGCCGTAGCTCAGCCAGCGGCGCACCTCCAGGTCGCCGCCATAGATGCGGTGGTAACGGTGGCGGCTGTCGCTCTTGAACCAGGTGTACATCCAGTTGCCGGCTACCGACCAGCCGCGGCCCAAGTAGAACTCCAGCCCGATGTTGGGAACGACCAGGGCGTCATAGAGCAGGTTGGTCTTCAGCGCCATGTAGAAAGGTCTGCGATCCTGCGGCGCTGGTACGGCCTCAGCCTGTTCGGGCGGGAGGATGTAGACGGTGTCCTTCACGGCCTGTTGCGCCTCCTCTGTCTCGTACCACACGTGCAGGGTGGAGGCGCGCAGCTCGGGGAAGAAGCGGCTCTCCATGTAGCGCCAGGCGTAGCCCCCGCCCGCCATGGCCAGACGGCGCTTGCGGCCGTCGGCCACCTTGCCCTCGCGAGTAATCCACTCGGGGGTGTAGCGCAGGATGTCGAGCACCTCGTAGCGGTAGGGCATGTACTCGTCCGCCTGCACGAGCTTTTCCAGTCCCTGCCAGTCCACGCCCTTGGGCACGGTGGAGAGCCACCCGAACTCATGGGGGAAGTAGCCGGAGACCAGCTGCCGGATGGCCTCGGCCCTCCGCTCGGAGAGACGCTGGTTCAATGCCGTGCTTCCCTCGGGGGAGGCGCCTGCGGTGACCCGCAGGCCCCGTATGCGTCGCGAGGGGTCTTGCAGCAGGGTTCTGAAACGCTCGGTGAAGGCGCGTATGCGTGCGCCGTTATCACGGAAATAAGGGTCGAGGCGCGATTCGCCCTGACGGAAATAGACGCGCACGGAGTCCGTGCCCCGGCGCGTGTCGGATTCCTGTCCCCGGGCATGCCCGAGAAAAAGCAGGAGAAGCAGGAGGATCAATGGTCTTTTCATCACGAAGGATTAAAGGTTTATATCTTCTTTTTCATCTTGTCTGTCCTTATGGCGGGAAGGGCATGTGACATGCCTCAAAACCTGCAAGGAAGGAGAACCCAAGACATACACCTCTTGCGAAGAGGTGGGGAAAGGGGGGGGAAGAAGGCAACAGTGGGAAGAAGAGAAAGCCTTGCGCCTGCAATTTCTTAGACGCAGATGACGCGGATGACGCAGATTTCTTTATTTTTTATCCGTATTATCCGCGTCATCCGCGTCTGAAAAATGTCTTTGGCCGGCCGAGGCGGGAGGGGAGGAACATTAACGGCACATGGGAATCCGCGCCGGGACAGATGGGGTGACAGGAGTGCCGGTGTAAACAATATTTATAAAATATTCGTTCTAAAGCTTGTTAATACGAAATAAAAGTTGTTTATTTGCAACGTTTTACGATAAGTATTACACCTCTTCGCAAGAGGTGTGCAAAGAAGCGTCTTTTAAGACAAATTCCTCAAGGCATGGAATCTCTTTCAAGGCATGAGAACTTCTTTCAGCAGTTTGCGGTTGGCCGACGCCAGCCGCTTGTCTTTTATCTCCGTTATGTATATGAGGGTGGTCTTGGTGTCGGTATGCCCCAGTGCCTTGGAGATGACGGGCAGGTCGATATTCTTCTCGTAGGCGATGCTCGCCCACGAGTGGCGGGCGACGTAGGAGGTGAGGTTCTCCTTGATACCCGCCCGCCGTGCCAGCTCCTTGAGCGAGCGGTTGTAGCGGTTCAGGGCCGAAGAATAGGACACCTCGACAAGATTGCCGCCTGCCGGCCCGCCTTTACCGCCGTCTTTCACCTTATATAATATAGGGAATAGATAGTCCGTCCCCTCTGTCTTATACTTGTCCAGTATATCGAGCATGCACGGTTCCAGCCTCACCCTGACCTGCTGCCCCGTCTTGCGCCGGCGGTAGGTCAGCACCCCGTCCTTTATCTGCGAACGCTTCAGGTGAGCCAGGTCAACAAAGGGCATGCCCATGGCGTAGAAAGAGAAGAGGAAGAGGTCGGAAGCCCCTGAACCCCACCCCCCTTCCCCCCTCCCTATGGGGGAGGGGCCGGGGGAGAGGCTGTAGGGGCTTCGGGGGCTTTTCAGCTTCCTTATCTCTTTCTCTCCAATGCTTCTCTTCACCGTCCGCTCGTTGCCGGTGAACACGCCCTTGAAGGGTTCTTTGTCCTTCACGAGGCGTTTCGTGGCGGCTTTGTTGTAGATGGCACGCAGGGAGCGCATGTAGCAGGAGGAGGTGTTGGGGCATACGCCACGGTCGCGCAGCCACCGCTCGTAGTTTCGCACACTGTCGGCGTCGAGCGCCGATACGGGCACGTCCGTGCCGCCGCTGAAGCGGATGAAGGAGCGCACGGCCGTGCGGTAGTTCTCTTGGGTGGAGAGGCTTACACCTTCGGCGGCCGCGTGGACGAAACCGGAAAGCGTAGGGCCGATTTTCTGTGGTTTCCTTACTCTTTTCTCTGTCTTCTTCTCTCCGAAAGAAAACGCTCTCTTGAAATGAAATGGAATATTGAACATCTGTATCGTGATTAATATGATTAACGCGTAAAAATACAGATTATATAAACAATGCCCCCTATAAGCTTTGTGATTGCTTATAAGGGGCTTTGTGGTAAGGCAATCGGGTTGCCTGTGGAGAAAAGAGGAGTCAGAAGAAAAATCTCAGTATATCGTTGAAGTTGGCCCAAAGCAGCAGACCGAACAGCAAGAACATGCCTACCATTTGTGCGCGTTCCATAAATTTGTCGCTGGGCTTGCGGCGTGCCACAATCTCGTATATCAGGAACAACACATGGCCGCCGTCGAGTGCGGGAATGGGCAGGATGTTCATGAAGGCGAGGATGATGG
Protein-coding regions in this window:
- a CDS encoding fimbrillin family protein, translated to MKTMRFICPGGVAFLLTGVMALLLCTACSDEEEGGGLRGRTIGFAVTTLRERGEAGTKHATTRTAADTLPQVEITPIEGTTDEEGRQLYLHTLTEEDMAADGAREADAGVAGKSEDATTKAAPVTTATMYADATVFAAVYPSTDTWNNTVAPGYFFDLRVKKTESWSTTYHWPGLSKKVAFFAYAPHHCAGVTLTTGATTPGAPVFSYTVPAAVADQTDLLTASSVDVAGVLHTPAPLKFKHALTAVRFETGTALLPGTVTKITLKGVYGTATHRIGNTVWSEHSSPKDFAQTLTTVTPDPNVPGSPITQPAATFMMIPQTLPAGAKLEVKYTDKLTNTQRTLTANIAGKTWGMGKTVTYRISTSSISVTPTLEVTAPAEYTYQGGNNTYTVKSYASVSGGGATANVPIAWEVEYSTNGGSNWSSTRPAWLTTFTENGTGGTSAAPYTATVAAQVNSAPDNPHTVALKNTPPVTNYDLSTHDYQGNPAPTRTANCYIVNAPGTYRLPLVYGNAIDKVKVPGGSNPGWNTSAYTSTAGGGNVLTPFINHLGNVLTNPYIYSHAGCMPANCTLVWQDAQNLVTNVALSADGHFLEFTVGQATICQGNAVVAVRDASNTVLWSWHIWVTDYRPGTIGTTTPDKEITNHQNKKYKIMTVNLGWCDGKEVIYAERTVQVRFKQKPTAGYTSATPKTFTVKQKAHTITELGNNTYYQWGRKDPFVGALEGPGGSSNSINKTWYDAGGNVKTNQLPAIQSFPYGTPCITRGIMNPGTFNTIWEMDYRYYNLWDANNNTTSTNDNLVVKTIYDPCPAGYKLPPSNVYTGFSTTGGNTGTVSQFNVQGAWAKGWNFYCNPSKTTSVFFPASGFRIYNTAVPSHVGSFAHYCTAGPNSRGDVWFLIFNSSIVHPLDKDPRSFGYSVRASQE
- a CDS encoding tyrosine-type recombinase/integrase produces the protein MFNIPFHFKRAFSFGEKKTEKRVRKPQKIGPTLSGFVHAAAEGVSLSTQENYRTAVRSFIRFSGGTDVPVSALDADSVRNYERWLRDRGVCPNTSSCYMRSLRAIYNKAATKRLVKDKEPFKGVFTGNERTVKRSIGEKEIRKLKSPRSPYSLSPGPSPIGRGEGGWGSGASDLFLFSFYAMGMPFVDLAHLKRSQIKDGVLTYRRRKTGQQVRVRLEPCMLDILDKYKTEGTDYLFPILYKVKDGGKGGPAGGNLVEVSYSSALNRYNRSLKELARRAGIKENLTSYVARHSWASIAYEKNIDLPVISKALGHTDTKTTLIYITEIKDKRLASANRKLLKEVLMP
- a CDS encoding DUF3575 domain-containing protein — its product is MKRPLILLLLLLFLGHARGQESDTRRGTDSVRVYFRQGESRLDPYFRDNGARIRAFTERFRTLLQDPSRRIRGLRVTAGASPEGSTALNQRLSERRAEAIRQLVSGYFPHEFGWLSTVPKGVDWQGLEKLVQADEYMPYRYEVLDILRYTPEWITREGKVADGRKRRLAMAGGGYAWRYMESRFFPELRASTLHVWYETEEAQQAVKDTVYILPPEQAEAVPAPQDRRPFYMALKTNLLYDALVVPNIGLEFYLGRGWSVAGNWMYTWFKSDSRHRYHRIYGGDLEVRRWLSYGKKPLTGHHIGLYGQLLTYDLEWGGKGYLGDRWSYGGGIAYGYSAPIGRRLNLDFSIGIGYLGGEYFEYIPKGWCETHRKECYLWQATRQRRWFGPTKAEVSLVWLLGHDNVNTKKGGKR
- a CDS encoding DUF5119 domain-containing protein yields the protein MKTENMMKTGRHPFTSRPLRAFGAVGALTLCAALIVALITGTLSSCDHKTFCDPEPAVSRVHVVFDWRNAPGATAKTMSLYLYPENENEGEVLRYDFDNAAGGVVAIPHGTYKALFMNNDTETVLLRGTDRYETLEAYTRPAYLLEPLGLQSNPKDANPSGEAVALPPDRFWAGSKTDMKILPAKAAAGVPYDQEVTFHPVQETSRYTVEIRNARNLKYASALSFSLSGLSGCLTVAGGKRSPLRTMIPFEGRSDEVASVITGECFAFGLSTSANKMRTLALYVILTNGNKQYYTFDVATQVNNAPDPKNVHIVIDGLDLPKPIVEEGGGFKPSVDDWVGENVEVEM
- a CDS encoding HU family DNA-binding protein, whose protein sequence is MVQRKNPLKKNEPAKWYATPNSAKPLAQKVMTRVATENTTTAPIELESAMELLAAFIPQQLQQGHTVNVPGMGTFRLTFKSEGVEDINLFNSAKMIKSPRIVFTPAKELKGKTLQGLSFENGGVLESGINYASLADYRKAKGLPTPGESGGSGGGTPGGSGGQGENPLG
- a CDS encoding fimbrillin family protein, which codes for MKKNVLYLAAGLLALASCSQDETTGTDNGGSIRFRPAVGNVTRGPVITTDNITTFKVSSYVTGAAANFFTDLQVNKTGSSWNTAQVYYWPGTGTLNFFAYAPVDVTTVTVSPTARAINNFSPAAKVAEQKDVVVAFATGTKAANENSGVPLTFKHALSQIEVKAKSANTTAYEIKVLGVKLGHISSTANFTFPTTVVTGTLPASHWTAPATAKDYGTNLDADLTLTSEVQSITKSNFLMIPQQLTPWTKGTSADGAYIAVLCKICSKNGTNLTQIFPGAADKFAYAAVPISTNWLPGKKYTYTLSFLGNNGAGNIDPNPTDPTDPENPNNPNVDPNPGQGGDSVLGGPIKFTVTVDDWDNLPEENMPL